A genomic stretch from Setaria viridis chromosome 1, Setaria_viridis_v4.0, whole genome shotgun sequence includes:
- the LOC117851978 gene encoding cold-responsive protein kinase 1 isoform X2, whose protein sequence is MSCFSIFCKKRRTTCQPSSNHNEDVPGGPSIKKYTYRELVRATGNFNKSNKIGEGGFGSVYKGQLKNGTIIAVKVLSSESRQGVREFQNELVAISDISHDNLVKLYGYCAEGDQRILVYNHLENNSLSQTLLGSNHSNIQFNWKTRVNICLGIARGLAYLHHGVNPHIVHRDIKASNILLDRDLTPKISDFGLAKLLPPNATHVSTRVAGTLGYLAPEYAIRGQVTRKSDVYSFGVLLLEIVSGRSNSDTRLAYEDQILLEKTWIYYEQGNLEKIIDSSLGDDLDVTQACRFLKIGLLCTQDVTRHRPDMSKVITMLTGEKDVESEKISKPAIISDFMDLKVRSMRKPNDIATSSTFLSSLMAHSSPLLSNETTQASMISTGQVSMISTGVSDRE, encoded by the exons ATGAGTTGTTTCTCTATCTTCTGCAAGAAGAGAAGGACAACGTGCCAACCAAGTTCCAATCATAATGAAG ACGTCCCTGGTGGTCCAAGTATAAAAAAATACACCTATAGAGAGTTAGTAAGGGCCACAGGAAACTTTAACAAATCGAACAAGATTGGTGAGGGTGGTTTTGGTTCAGTTTACAAG GGACAGCTCAAGAATGGAACAATTATTGCCGTCAAGGTCCTTTCGTCAGAGTCAAGACAAGGAGTAAGGGAGTTTCAGAATGAACTTGTGGCAATTTCCGACATCTCACATGATAATCTTGTGAAGCTTTATGGGTATTGTGCGGAAGGAGATCAAAGAATCCTAGTTTACAATCATCTTGAAAATAATAGCCTTTCACAAACGCTCCTAG GTTCCAACCACAGCAATATCCAGTTCAATTGGAAAACTCGAGTAAATATTTGCCTTGGCATTGCACGTGGGCTAGCATACCTCCATCACGGTGTAAATCCCCACATTGTTCATCGAGACATCAAAGCAAGCAATATACTTCTTGATAGGGATCTTACCCCAAAAATCTCTGATTTTGGTCTAGCAAAGCTTCTTCCACCAAATGCAACACATGTTAGCACAAGGGTTGCAGGAACACT AGGCTATTTGGCTCCCGAATATGCTATTCGAGGACAAGTGACACGCAAATCAGATGTTTACAGTTTTGGTGTTCTTCTTCTAGAAATAGTTAGCGGGAGATCCAACAGCGATACAAGATTAGCATATGAGGACCAGATACTCCTTGAAAAG ACATGGATTTATTATGAGCAGGGAAATCTGGAGAAAATCATAGACAGCTCTTTGGGCGATGATTTGGACGTCACACAGGCTTGCAGGTTCCTGAAAATTGGGCTCTTGTGTACACAAGATGTCACAAGACACCGACCTGACATGTCAAAGGTCATCACCATGCTTACGGGTGAAAAGGATGTTGAGTCAGAGAAGATCAGCAAGCCTGCTATAATTAGCGACTTCATGGATCTCAAGGTCAGGAGCATGAGGAAACCAAACGACATCGCGACGTCGTCCACATTCCTATCCTCCCTGATGGCACACTCTTCTCCTCTGCTGTCCAATGAGACAACGCAAGCCTCCATGATATCCACTGGACAGGTCTCCATGATATCCACCGGGGTATCGGATCGTGAGTAA
- the LOC117849516 gene encoding auxin response factor 6 isoform X2, with product MRVPGLLFRCLRLVVGWCIFLKATVAASTNKEMESQIPNYPSLPPQLICQLHNVTMHADAETDEVYAQMTLQPLSPQELKDPFLPAELGGASKQPTNYFCKTLTASDTSTHGGFSVPRRAAEKVFPPLDFNQQPPAQELIAKDLHGNEWKFRHIFRGQPKRHLLTTGWSVFVSAKRLVAGDSVLFIWNDNNQLLLGIRRANRPQTVMPSSVLSSDSMHIGLLAAAAHAASTNSRFTIFYNPRASPCEFVIPLAKYVKAVYHTRISVGMRFRMLFETEESSVRRYMGTITGISDLDPVRWPNSHWRSVKVGWDESTAGEKQPRVSLWEIEPLTTFPMYPSPFALGLKRPWPTGLPSLYGGRDDGLTSSLMWLRDGTNPSFQSLNFGGLGTSPSPWMQPRMDNSLLGLQSDMYQTIAAAAALQGTTKQISPSLMQFQQPQNIVGRSALLSNQIMQQVQPQFQQMYNQNINDNTVQGHTQAEYLQQQLQRCHSFSEQKPQLHPQQQRQESQQQQECVQTPQNQQLHCLPNALSAFSQLSSVTQSPSSTLPAVPAFSHQQNFADTNISALSPSGGSSMQGMLGQLPSDAPSSLPCVARNTPLSISDPWSSKRVAVESVNPSRPHVVSAQIEQLDMTPCNLPQNSALAPLPGRGCLVDQDESSDPQNHLLFGVNIDSQSLLMQGGIPGHQNDNDSSTIPYSTSNFLSPSQNDFPLGQPLPSTGCLDESSYVPSAENSEQANQQFATFVKVYKSGTVGRLLDITRFSSYDELRSEVGRLFGLEGQLEDPLRSGWQLVFVDGEDDVLLVGDDPWQEFVNSVSCIKILSLEEVQQMGKQGIELLSSAPARRLSNGCDSYVSRQESKNLSTGMTPVGSVEF from the exons ATGCGTGTGCCGGGCCTCTTGTTTCGTTGCCTGCGGTTGGTAGTCGGGTGGTGTATTTTCCTCAAGGCCACG GTAGCAGCATCAACCAATAAGGAAATGGAATCTCAGATTCCCAACTATCCTAGCCTGCCTCCGCAGCTTATATGCCAGCTCCATAATGTGACCATGCAT GCTGATGCAGAGACAGATGAGGTGTATGCACAGATGACACTGCAGCCACTCAGCCCA CAAGAGCTCAAGGACCCATTTCTACCTGCTGAGTTAGGCGGTGCCAGCAAGCAACcaacaaattatttttgcaaGACATTAACTGCGAGTGACACAAGTACACATGGTGGATTCTCAGTTCCCCGCCGAGCAGCAGAGAAGGTGTTTCCTCCACTG GATTTCAATCAGCAGCCACCAGCACAGGAGTTGATTGCAAAAGATCTTCATGGCAATGAGTGGAAATTTCGTCATATATTTCGGG GTCAACCAAAGCGGCATCTTCTGACAACAGGTTGGAGTGTCTTTGTTAGTGCAAAGAGACTGGTCGCTGGAGATTCTGTCCTTTTTATCTG GAATGACAATAACCAGCTGCTTCTGGGCATTCGTCGGGCAAACAGGCCACAAACGGTCATGCCATCATCAGTACTTTCTAGTGATAGCATGCACATTGGTCTGCTGGCTGCAGCAGCTCATGCTGCATCAACAAATAGCCGGTTTACTATTTTCTATAATCCAAG AGCAAGCCCTTGTGAGTTTGTCATACCATTGGCTAAATACGTGAAAGCTGTGTACCATACCCGTATATCTGTGGGTATGCGTTTCCGGATGTTATTTGAGACAGAGGAATCTAGTGTCAGACG ATACATGGGGACAATTACAGGAATAAGTGATCTCGATCCTGTTCGCTGGCCGAACTCGCACTGGCGTTCTGTAAAG GTTGGATGGGATGAATCAACTGCTGGAGAGAAGCAGCCAAGGGTGTCTCTTTGGGAGATTGAACCATTGACAACTTTTCCGATGTATCCATCTCCTTTTGCTCTTGGATTAAAGCGTCCATGGCCTACAGGCCTGCCTTCTTTATATG GTGGAAGGGATGATGGCTTGACCTCTTCTCTTATGTGGCTTCGAGACGGCACAAACCCAAGTTTCCAGTCATTGAATTTTGGCGGGCTTGGTACGAGTCCGAGTCCTTGGATGCAGCCGAGGATGGATAATTCCCTACTTGGTCTGCAATCTGACATGTACCAGACCatagcagccgcagcagcattACAGGGCACCACAAAGCAAATCTCACCTTCATTAATGCAGTTCCAGCAGCCGCAGAATATCGTTGGTAGATCTGCTCTCCTATCTAATCAGATTATGCAGCAGGTGCAGCCTCAGTTTCAGCAAATGTACAACCAAAATATCAATGACAACACAGTTCAAGGTCATACTCAAGCTGagtacctccagcagcagcttCAACGCTGCCACTCATTTAGTGAGCAGAAGCCTCAGCTGCATCCACAGCAACAGCGGCAAGAatcacagcagcagcaggaatgTGTGCAAACGCCACAGAATCAACAACTGCATTGTTTGCCAAATGCGCTATCAGCTTTCTCTCAGCTTTCTTCAGTCACTCAATCTCCATCTTCCACATTACCAGCAGTTCCAGCATTCTCACATCAACAAAACTTTGCAGACACAAACATCAGCGCTCTCTCACCATCGGGTGGCTCTTCCATGCAAGGCATGTTGGGACAGTTACCATCAGATGCACCTTCGAGCCTCCCATGTGTGGCAAGAAACACCCCTTTATCGATATCTGACCCATGGTCATCTAAGCGAGTTGCAGTGGAGTCTGTTAATCCTTCCCGACCTCATGTTGTTTCGGCCCAGATAGAACAATTGGATATGACGCCATGTAATTTGCCACAAAACTCTGCATTAGCACCATTACCTGGACGAGGGTGCTTAGTGGATCAAGATGAGAGCTCTGATCCTCAAAATCACCTGTTATTTGGTGTTAACATAGACTCACAGTCACTTTTGATGCAAGGTGGCATTCCAGGCCATCAGAATGATAATGATTCAAGCACGATTCCATATTCAACCTCCAATTTCCTGAGCCCTTCTCAGAATGATTTCCCCTTGGGTCAACCACTACCTAGTACAGGCTGCTTAGATGAGTCGAGCTATGTTCCAAGTGCAGAGAATTCCGAGCAAGCAAATCAACAGTTTGCAACCTTTGTGAAG GTTTACAAATCTGGAACCGTTGGAAGGCTGCTCGATATCACTAGATTCAGCAGCTATGATGAGCTTCGTAGTGAGGTGGGGCGTCTATTTGGCCTTGAGGGCCAGTTGGAAGACCCTTTGAGATCAGGCTGGCAGCTTGTATTTGTTGATGGAGAGGACGATGTCCTTTTAGTTGGTGATGACCCGTGGCA GGAATTCGTGAACAGTGTGTCCTGCATAAAGATACTTTCACTGGAGGAGGTTCAGCAGATGGGCAAGCAGGGCATTGAGCTCTTGAGCTCGGCTCCTGCCAGAAGGCTCAGCAATGGTTGTGACAGCTATGTTAGCAGGCAGGAATCAAAAAACCTGAGCACTGGAATGACGCCAGTGGGTTCGGTTGAGTTCTGA
- the LOC117851978 gene encoding cold-responsive protein kinase 1 isoform X1, translating to MSCFSIFCKKRRTTCQPSSNHNEDVPGGPSIKKYTYRELVRATGNFNKSNKIGEGGFGSVYKGQLKNGTIIAVKVLSSESRQGVREFQNELVAISDISHDNLVKLYGYCAEGDQRILVYNHLENNSLSQTLLGSNHSNIQFNWKTRVNICLGIARGLAYLHHGVNPHIVHRDIKASNILLDRDLTPKISDFGLAKLLPPNATHVSTRVAGTLGYLAPEYAIRGQVTRKSDVYSFGVLLLEIVSGRSNSDTRLAYEDQILLEKFPEITNGVLLLQTWIYYEQGNLEKIIDSSLGDDLDVTQACRFLKIGLLCTQDVTRHRPDMSKVITMLTGEKDVESEKISKPAIISDFMDLKVRSMRKPNDIATSSTFLSSLMAHSSPLLSNETTQASMISTGQVSMISTGVSDRE from the exons ATGAGTTGTTTCTCTATCTTCTGCAAGAAGAGAAGGACAACGTGCCAACCAAGTTCCAATCATAATGAAG ACGTCCCTGGTGGTCCAAGTATAAAAAAATACACCTATAGAGAGTTAGTAAGGGCCACAGGAAACTTTAACAAATCGAACAAGATTGGTGAGGGTGGTTTTGGTTCAGTTTACAAG GGACAGCTCAAGAATGGAACAATTATTGCCGTCAAGGTCCTTTCGTCAGAGTCAAGACAAGGAGTAAGGGAGTTTCAGAATGAACTTGTGGCAATTTCCGACATCTCACATGATAATCTTGTGAAGCTTTATGGGTATTGTGCGGAAGGAGATCAAAGAATCCTAGTTTACAATCATCTTGAAAATAATAGCCTTTCACAAACGCTCCTAG GTTCCAACCACAGCAATATCCAGTTCAATTGGAAAACTCGAGTAAATATTTGCCTTGGCATTGCACGTGGGCTAGCATACCTCCATCACGGTGTAAATCCCCACATTGTTCATCGAGACATCAAAGCAAGCAATATACTTCTTGATAGGGATCTTACCCCAAAAATCTCTGATTTTGGTCTAGCAAAGCTTCTTCCACCAAATGCAACACATGTTAGCACAAGGGTTGCAGGAACACT AGGCTATTTGGCTCCCGAATATGCTATTCGAGGACAAGTGACACGCAAATCAGATGTTTACAGTTTTGGTGTTCTTCTTCTAGAAATAGTTAGCGGGAGATCCAACAGCGATACAAGATTAGCATATGAGGACCAGATACTCCTTGAAAAG TTCCCAGAGATCACCAATGGGGTTCTCCTCTTGCAGACATGGATTTATTATGAGCAGGGAAATCTGGAGAAAATCATAGACAGCTCTTTGGGCGATGATTTGGACGTCACACAGGCTTGCAGGTTCCTGAAAATTGGGCTCTTGTGTACACAAGATGTCACAAGACACCGACCTGACATGTCAAAGGTCATCACCATGCTTACGGGTGAAAAGGATGTTGAGTCAGAGAAGATCAGCAAGCCTGCTATAATTAGCGACTTCATGGATCTCAAGGTCAGGAGCATGAGGAAACCAAACGACATCGCGACGTCGTCCACATTCCTATCCTCCCTGATGGCACACTCTTCTCCTCTGCTGTCCAATGAGACAACGCAAGCCTCCATGATATCCACTGGACAGGTCTCCATGATATCCACCGGGGTATCGGATCGTGAGTAA
- the LOC117849516 gene encoding auxin response factor 6 isoform X1 — protein MKLSPSAAGGLQDQPASPEEAEENKCLNSELWHACAGPLVSLPAVGSRVVYFPQGHGEQVAASTNKEMESQIPNYPSLPPQLICQLHNVTMHADAETDEVYAQMTLQPLSPQELKDPFLPAELGGASKQPTNYFCKTLTASDTSTHGGFSVPRRAAEKVFPPLDFNQQPPAQELIAKDLHGNEWKFRHIFRGQPKRHLLTTGWSVFVSAKRLVAGDSVLFIWNDNNQLLLGIRRANRPQTVMPSSVLSSDSMHIGLLAAAAHAASTNSRFTIFYNPRASPCEFVIPLAKYVKAVYHTRISVGMRFRMLFETEESSVRRYMGTITGISDLDPVRWPNSHWRSVKVGWDESTAGEKQPRVSLWEIEPLTTFPMYPSPFALGLKRPWPTGLPSLYGGRDDGLTSSLMWLRDGTNPSFQSLNFGGLGTSPSPWMQPRMDNSLLGLQSDMYQTIAAAAALQGTTKQISPSLMQFQQPQNIVGRSALLSNQIMQQVQPQFQQMYNQNINDNTVQGHTQAEYLQQQLQRCHSFSEQKPQLHPQQQRQESQQQQECVQTPQNQQLHCLPNALSAFSQLSSVTQSPSSTLPAVPAFSHQQNFADTNISALSPSGGSSMQGMLGQLPSDAPSSLPCVARNTPLSISDPWSSKRVAVESVNPSRPHVVSAQIEQLDMTPCNLPQNSALAPLPGRGCLVDQDESSDPQNHLLFGVNIDSQSLLMQGGIPGHQNDNDSSTIPYSTSNFLSPSQNDFPLGQPLPSTGCLDESSYVPSAENSEQANQQFATFVKVYKSGTVGRLLDITRFSSYDELRSEVGRLFGLEGQLEDPLRSGWQLVFVDGEDDVLLVGDDPWQEFVNSVSCIKILSLEEVQQMGKQGIELLSSAPARRLSNGCDSYVSRQESKNLSTGMTPVGSVEF, from the exons ATGAAGctctcgccgtcggccgccggcgGTCTTCAGGACCAGCCGGCGTCGCCGGAAG AAGCAGAAGAGAACAAGTGCCTAAATTCTGAGTTGTGGCATGCGTGTGCCGGGCCTCTTGTTTCGTTGCCTGCGGTTGGTAGTCGGGTGGTGTATTTTCCTCAAGGCCACGGTGAGCAG GTAGCAGCATCAACCAATAAGGAAATGGAATCTCAGATTCCCAACTATCCTAGCCTGCCTCCGCAGCTTATATGCCAGCTCCATAATGTGACCATGCAT GCTGATGCAGAGACAGATGAGGTGTATGCACAGATGACACTGCAGCCACTCAGCCCA CAAGAGCTCAAGGACCCATTTCTACCTGCTGAGTTAGGCGGTGCCAGCAAGCAACcaacaaattatttttgcaaGACATTAACTGCGAGTGACACAAGTACACATGGTGGATTCTCAGTTCCCCGCCGAGCAGCAGAGAAGGTGTTTCCTCCACTG GATTTCAATCAGCAGCCACCAGCACAGGAGTTGATTGCAAAAGATCTTCATGGCAATGAGTGGAAATTTCGTCATATATTTCGGG GTCAACCAAAGCGGCATCTTCTGACAACAGGTTGGAGTGTCTTTGTTAGTGCAAAGAGACTGGTCGCTGGAGATTCTGTCCTTTTTATCTG GAATGACAATAACCAGCTGCTTCTGGGCATTCGTCGGGCAAACAGGCCACAAACGGTCATGCCATCATCAGTACTTTCTAGTGATAGCATGCACATTGGTCTGCTGGCTGCAGCAGCTCATGCTGCATCAACAAATAGCCGGTTTACTATTTTCTATAATCCAAG AGCAAGCCCTTGTGAGTTTGTCATACCATTGGCTAAATACGTGAAAGCTGTGTACCATACCCGTATATCTGTGGGTATGCGTTTCCGGATGTTATTTGAGACAGAGGAATCTAGTGTCAGACG ATACATGGGGACAATTACAGGAATAAGTGATCTCGATCCTGTTCGCTGGCCGAACTCGCACTGGCGTTCTGTAAAG GTTGGATGGGATGAATCAACTGCTGGAGAGAAGCAGCCAAGGGTGTCTCTTTGGGAGATTGAACCATTGACAACTTTTCCGATGTATCCATCTCCTTTTGCTCTTGGATTAAAGCGTCCATGGCCTACAGGCCTGCCTTCTTTATATG GTGGAAGGGATGATGGCTTGACCTCTTCTCTTATGTGGCTTCGAGACGGCACAAACCCAAGTTTCCAGTCATTGAATTTTGGCGGGCTTGGTACGAGTCCGAGTCCTTGGATGCAGCCGAGGATGGATAATTCCCTACTTGGTCTGCAATCTGACATGTACCAGACCatagcagccgcagcagcattACAGGGCACCACAAAGCAAATCTCACCTTCATTAATGCAGTTCCAGCAGCCGCAGAATATCGTTGGTAGATCTGCTCTCCTATCTAATCAGATTATGCAGCAGGTGCAGCCTCAGTTTCAGCAAATGTACAACCAAAATATCAATGACAACACAGTTCAAGGTCATACTCAAGCTGagtacctccagcagcagcttCAACGCTGCCACTCATTTAGTGAGCAGAAGCCTCAGCTGCATCCACAGCAACAGCGGCAAGAatcacagcagcagcaggaatgTGTGCAAACGCCACAGAATCAACAACTGCATTGTTTGCCAAATGCGCTATCAGCTTTCTCTCAGCTTTCTTCAGTCACTCAATCTCCATCTTCCACATTACCAGCAGTTCCAGCATTCTCACATCAACAAAACTTTGCAGACACAAACATCAGCGCTCTCTCACCATCGGGTGGCTCTTCCATGCAAGGCATGTTGGGACAGTTACCATCAGATGCACCTTCGAGCCTCCCATGTGTGGCAAGAAACACCCCTTTATCGATATCTGACCCATGGTCATCTAAGCGAGTTGCAGTGGAGTCTGTTAATCCTTCCCGACCTCATGTTGTTTCGGCCCAGATAGAACAATTGGATATGACGCCATGTAATTTGCCACAAAACTCTGCATTAGCACCATTACCTGGACGAGGGTGCTTAGTGGATCAAGATGAGAGCTCTGATCCTCAAAATCACCTGTTATTTGGTGTTAACATAGACTCACAGTCACTTTTGATGCAAGGTGGCATTCCAGGCCATCAGAATGATAATGATTCAAGCACGATTCCATATTCAACCTCCAATTTCCTGAGCCCTTCTCAGAATGATTTCCCCTTGGGTCAACCACTACCTAGTACAGGCTGCTTAGATGAGTCGAGCTATGTTCCAAGTGCAGAGAATTCCGAGCAAGCAAATCAACAGTTTGCAACCTTTGTGAAG GTTTACAAATCTGGAACCGTTGGAAGGCTGCTCGATATCACTAGATTCAGCAGCTATGATGAGCTTCGTAGTGAGGTGGGGCGTCTATTTGGCCTTGAGGGCCAGTTGGAAGACCCTTTGAGATCAGGCTGGCAGCTTGTATTTGTTGATGGAGAGGACGATGTCCTTTTAGTTGGTGATGACCCGTGGCA GGAATTCGTGAACAGTGTGTCCTGCATAAAGATACTTTCACTGGAGGAGGTTCAGCAGATGGGCAAGCAGGGCATTGAGCTCTTGAGCTCGGCTCCTGCCAGAAGGCTCAGCAATGGTTGTGACAGCTATGTTAGCAGGCAGGAATCAAAAAACCTGAGCACTGGAATGACGCCAGTGGGTTCGGTTGAGTTCTGA